Within Triticum dicoccoides isolate Atlit2015 ecotype Zavitan chromosome 1B, WEW_v2.0, whole genome shotgun sequence, the genomic segment GGGGTCGATCTCAGGCCATGCTCTGACCTTAAAACGTAACAGGGAGAACGACCATTGCATACTCTATAGTGATTATTTCCAGTGCACGTCCCCACTCTTCAATGCCAAGCTTTTTCGGTGACGCTTCCGGATGGCTAGACATGTGTTCAATCCTATTCGGGAGGGAGTGGTGGAGTATGATGATTACCTTAGATGCAAGAGTGATGACCTAGGAAGGGTtggcttctcctcttatcagaaatgcactacaGCTATCCGGATGCTTGCATACAAAATTCACGATGATCTTATGGATGAGTATGCCCAGATGAGTAAGTCCACATGCCTTGAATCATTGTACAAGTTCCGCAAAGGTGTGGTAGCAATGtttgcccgaaagtacttgagAGAATTAAATGATGCAGATATAGCCCAATTGTTGGCGATCAGTGAATCCAGAGGCTTTCCGGGAATGCTTGGTAGCATAGATTGTATGAACTGGAAGTGGAAGAACTGCTCAtttgcttggcaggagcagtataaGGGGCATGTTAAAGCTTGCACGGTCATACGTGAAGTTGTGGCATCAGAAGACCTCTGGACTTGACACTCTTTTTTCGGCATAGCAagttctcacaatgacatcaatgtgcttcaaCGGTCTCCGGTGTTCACACAACTTGCAAAAGGTAACTTCCTAGAGGTCAACTTTGAGGTTAATGGCCAccactacaacaagggatactacctagctgatggtatcTACTCTCCGTGGTAAACTCTTGTGAAGATAATCTCCAGGCCTGTAGGAGAGAAGCAAGCTAGGTTTGCCCAAGCATAAGAGAGACGTGGTAAGGATGTGTAGCTTtcagtgtgctccaatctcgatgggCTATTGTTCAGTACCCTTCCGGCACATGGAGCCAACACAGGATGTGGAATGTGATAACtgtttgtgtgatcatgcacaacatgatcgtagaGGATGAGCGTGATGACAACATCTGCGACCAAGGGTTTGATTACCAGGGTGAAAAAATTGAGCCTGAGCATGGACCAACATCATTTGCAGAGTTCGCCAAATTTCATCATGAAATGCGTGATTGGGCAACCCACATTCAACTCCAAAATGATTTGGTTAAGCATATGTGGACACATCTAGGCAACCGATAAATGTATGAGATCTTTTTATTTGTATTTGTAACAATTCCAATTTCATTCGGTTGTAAACTATGGGATTTCTATTTGGTTTAAACTATCTGTTGTGATGTAAAAACTATGTGACTGTTTATTTGTATTTGTATGCATTGAATGTAAAATGCTGAAATTTATGCAAATAAATGGCGGGGCAGACCAAATGAGTCGGCCGGTTGGGTACCCTGGCAACGGGAACGTGAACGAGGCCGGATGCCGCCCCTCCGGCAGACTCAAAGGACGAAATCTAGACAAAAATGACGTTCGTTTGGTTCGGTGGATTGGAGTTTGCCTTAGCTCACGCGTCTGCCACTGAACCTCACCCTCTTTCGACTGTGGGGTTGCTTCAGGGATAGACAACGCAGGGACGAGGCCACCCGAGCTTGTGCACTCCTAGTTGTGTGGGTGTTCCAGCGTGTGGGTCGTTTGTGTGGTCGTCGCAACTCCTGGGCATGCTCAGGCGGTGTCACACCTGTTTGATGAAATGTTTGAAATAGGAAGAACGATTTTGGAGGCGTGGTTATATACCGAATGAATGAGGGTTTGAAATGGACACGCTCAAAAAGGTCAAATTACTCCATCTTAGTTTTTTTCCGAACTTCCATCTTAGTTTTTGTGAACACACTATAAACACAAATGCCCACATACATGCACATACAATCTCTATAAAAGACACTCACGCACATCCTATGAGCAACTCCGATGTACTAAATCAGCACAACATACTGAAATCGAGGAAGTCACCACTCACCACCAACGCCTTCTTAGTGGGAGAGATGGTCTAATGCAAATAAACTAACTTTCTTTTTGGGCctaagttttttgttttctttttggaccTTGGCTAGAGGTTTTTTCTTTTTGAGTCCAACCAAAAGTAGCTGACGGGCTCCCTTGTTTGTGTGTCCCCCACTCCCGGCGACCGCGAGCCTCTCGTCCACCCCCGACACCGAGCCGAAAGCCGCGTGGATTCGCCGCCCGATCCAGCGATGGATTCAGCCTCCAGAGTTGCCCCGCCGCCGGTCAGCGCTGGTGTCCGCGTCCGCGCGCCGCTGGTGAGGCGCCGCCTTCTCTTATACGTTTTGTTCTTCGCTCGAAGCACGCTTTTTGAGGTCGAATTTACCCGGGGAGTGAGTGGGTGGGGTTGTTCTTGAGCTGAAGGCGCACTTTGGGTGCAGACACGAGGTGTTTTAGCTTAGGGATGGGTGTTTGTGTTTCATACTGCAAAATGGGGTGTTTTTCTGCTGATTCGTTTGTGGCTGCGGAAACGTGGATCTGGGTGCTTTGGGCTTTGGACAGCCGAGGTCATGTGTGATTTTACATCATATAAACACAGGAAATCAAACATAGAATAGGGAAAACACAGGAATTGAGATGCCATGTAACCTGAGTTCCTACAGGAATCTAAAACACAGGAATAGTCCAACACTGCCATTTGGATACCACAAAGGGAAAACATGAGAATTGTAGACATAAGGAGGAGAAATATGAGGTAAGACCTCATGTTTGTTTTCCTCCAAAATTCCTATGGATTGCCCCATTTCATACGAATTTCGAGGAATCTTGGTGAGCNNNNNNNNNNNNNNNNNNNNNNNNNNNNNNNNNNNNNNNNNNNNNNNNNNNNNNNNNNNNNNNNNNNNNNNNNNNNNNNNNNNNNNNNNNNNNNNNNNNNNNNNNNNNNNNNNNNNNNNNNNNNNNNNNNNNNNNNNNNNNNNNNNNNNNNNNNNNNNNNNNNNNNNNNNNNNNNNNNNNNNNNNNNNNNNNNNNNNNNNNNNNNNNNNNNNNNNNNNNNNNNNNNNNNNNNNNNNNNNNNNNNNNNNNNNNNNNNNNNNNNNNNNNNNNNNNNNNNNNNNNNNNNNNNNNNNNNNNNNNNNNNNNNNNNNNNNNNNNNNNNNNNNNNNNNNNNNNNNNNNNCTATATTTTCTATTGTCAAACATAAGCCCTCAAAGGAGGGCTAAATTTTATTATTTAACAACCAAGGCAATGTACAGATAGTAATTTCCCCTTGGGGAAAGAGATGGCCTCCAAGGCCAATCTGGATTTACAATCAGAGACTTTGCTGCATAGGAAGTTGCATCTAGAAGAGGATCTACAGCAGAAAGCTCTCTTAGCAAGTGAATGAAATATAAGATTTTTGATGCAAGGAATGTACTCAACTGTGTATTGAGAGAGGTCAGAAGTAGGGTTAACAAAAATCTGCTAGCATCGGTCTGATCTTCCAATGAcctggtttttgaattaaatctttaGCTTCAGCTGCAATCACCAAGTTCCTGCAATCAgatagaaaaaagaaaagaagaaaaaagaagatttTTTTCCTATAGGAATTCGATCCTGCAAAATtcctttgatttttctttgttccaAACGGAGCCTAAATTGGTTGTTGGCCACTAGTTGTAGACTGGTAGTAGTAGACTTAGTGTTGATTTGCTAGTGAACACTGCTGATTCTTATTACCTCATACTACCTTGGAACATGCCAAATGTGATTTTCTTGGGAATTACGTATACCGAATGGTTGTGTTCATATTCCTTAATTGGGATTGTGCCATGCTTATGCAACAATAGTTGAAAGTTCAAGCACAAATGGTTGACCTAGTATATTTGTAAATTCAGAGAAGGTCATTATTTTTATTCTACTGTAACAAAGGCACTCCATGTTTGGCTTGGGTCAAATTAGCCAGGTAGGTGTATATCTTTAATTTTCTTGCTTGGCTATACTTTCATACTCCTTATGCGTAACAACCCTTGGATCGTCCTAAGATATCATGATATACGGCATAAATGTGCATGGTATCAAGACCGAACTACTTGATCCGATGGAAGAATCAAAATAATGGTACCGAAGCAATGACTGCAAAGAGAGGAATGATTTGACGATGCCGGCTGAATTTTTTAAGCATGGCGACAAGAGTTCAATGAGTTGTCACTGTCTTGCAATTCTCTCACATCTTTTAGGACCCTTAGTTTCTTGCTTTAGACAAGCATACATGTTGGAGTAGGTTCATTATATGAGTTTCCATATTCAACAGCATGTCCATTTCAACAGGCTTCAGACATCCTTCAATGAACTTGATCATCCTCAGGAATTTCTTGTGGCTACTATGGCTACTCACCATAAACAGATGAAACTAACATGATGTACTGTTTATGACTATTGGTGTTCTTGAGCTGGGTTATGTGAGTCATGATAATTTGGTTATTTGTTTGTAAAAGAAGTGCCTGCTACCCCAATATGGCTGTGCTCTTAAATCTCAGCTTGAGCACGTAAATGCTTCTTGTCATTGATTTATTTGACTTCCTTTTCATGTTGCCTTATGCTTCAAAAATGTTGCCTATTGCCCAAAGCTGAATTCTTCTGCTTCTGTGTGTTTTTATTATTTAAATAGTCTTTTTGATGTGTTCTTATTTGTTACCAGTATGATATTTTTGATATTCTGTATCATGTGTGAATAGTCCGGGAAATTACCTTCTGCCGTCCAACTATTCTAAAGAATCTATGGTAGAAGAGGCCACTCCATTGTCAAGCTCCTCCAGTATGGGGACTTGAAGCCATGGCATGGTGAAGCGAAAGTGCAAAGGAGGTGGGTTTGCAGCAGGGATGAGAATATTAGAGAGGAGAACAGAAAGAAGAGGTTGGAGAAGATTTTATGCCTGATTGAATTAACAATGCCATATGTCTTACATGGAGGATGGCTCTAACATTAAGGACTATTGTAAGAAACTGACCAAATCAAATGAATTAATAAATATGAATCTAAACAAGTTTTTGTTGTGGTATCTTGAGTCCAGTTGTCTATTAAGCTTAGTCTCCTAGATGAACCCAGCCTAGCCTAGAATTATCCAGTGTGTGTTGGGTTACTGTTCGGTGAACAGTAGCCGACCTAAAGTGTCTATATAAGGATGTATCCCCCTTTGTAAGGAAGCAGAAAAATGAAATATCTACTCCCTCCTATGCTTCTCTTCTACCCCTCTAATTCTCCAATCTTCCCCCACTACCCTTCTACTGTACCATGGTGCCTACACGGCGAAGACCCTCGCATCCAGCAAGTATCCCACCCCACAACCTCCATAGCCAACATAGGCTACAACACTCTTTGAAAGGAAATATCTAGGATAACttaagaggagaggagaggagcccATCTCGCGCCATGCTATTACTGCTGCTGCGTGCCTTGCGAGCCGGCCTAGGAACTTGCTAGCATCTTGCTTGCCGGACAAGACATCCATCTATTCATCTTGCACTTAAGAATAATAAACCTAGTGGTGTTGTTATGCTGTGTTGTTGATTTCCAACAAGAGTCAATTTGATGGTAAGTTTAAGACAACTAACTGGACCAAGCACCTTGTATCTGTATGACTTGGATTTacctgggttttatatcatatttcacATAACGAACTAGTGTAATGGTGATAATGAATTGGGAAGTGGTTGCTGCCAGTGTAAATATCCTGCCTCCTATTGTCTGCTAGGGGTGTTAGATAGTATATATATTTGATATTTTGAGCTACGACCAGGATTAGTAGGCTTTAATCCAAATATTTGCTGTCGTTGCATATTATTTGACAATTTGCCGTGTTACAGCACAACTTCTAATCTTGTTTCATCATTGCATTTTGCAGGTAGAGTCCGTCTCCTGTTACTGCAGATTAGATACGGGCCTTAAAACTGTCGTGGATGCTAGAAAATTTGCTTCTGGAGCAAAGATGTGCATGCAACCTGATGCCAAACTAACCAAGCGCAAGTCAAGGGGCTCGCGGAAGGAGAGGTGCCGAGCTCAAGCACCACTTTTGCCTGGCCTTCCTGATGATCTTGCAATTGCCTGTCTTATACGGGTTCCACGAGTGGAACACCCCAATCTCTGGACAGTTTGTAAAAGATGGAACCGCCTTTTGTCAGGAAATTACTATTATTCCTTGCGCAAGAAACTCAGCATGGCAGAAGAATGGGTTTATGTCTTTAAAAGGGATCGTGAGGGGAAAATATCCTGGCATGCCTTCGATCCACTGAACCAGCTCTGGAAGTCCCTTCCACCTGTTCCACCGGAGTATTCAGAAGCGTTGGGTTTTGGCTGTGCTGTTCTGAGTGGTTGCTATCTGTACTTATTTGGCGGTAAGGATCCTTTGAGGGGCTCTATGAGACGTGTTGTATTTTACAATGCCCGGACCAACAAATGGCATCGAGCTCCAGATATGTTACGAAAGCGACACTTTTTTGGTTCCTGTGTAATAAACAATTGTCTATATGTTGCTGGTGGAGAATGTGAAGGCATACAAAGGACTCTTCAGTCTGCTGAAGTTTATGACCCTAATAGGAACAGATGGGTCTGCATCCCTGAGATGAACAACGGGATGGTGCCTTTCATCGGAGTTGTATATGATGACAAGTGGTTCCTAAAAGGGCTTGACTCCCATCGCCAAGTGACATGTGAAGTGTACCTACCGTCATCCAATTTGTGGTCAACCATTGATGATGAAATGGTTACAGGTTGGCGAAACCCAAGCATTTCCTTCAATGGACGTCTCTATTCATCTGATTGCCGGGATGGCTGCAAGCTTAGAGTCTATGATGCAAACACAGGAACATGGGCACGATTCATAGACAGCAAGCACCATCTAGGCAGCTCACGAGCCTTTGAAGCCGCAGGCTTGGTGTCTTTAAATGGTAAGCTTTGCATTATTCGCAACAACATGAGCATCACTCTTGTTGATATCTTGCATCCAACAATGAGTATCGAGACCGACAGTGCATGCATGTGGGAAACTGTTGCTCGTAAGGGTCAGCACAAGTCATTTGTGGCAAACCTGTGGTCGACCATTGCAGGACGTAACCTGAAGAGTCACATAATCCATTGTCAGGTGCTGCAAATTTGAGGTCAGCTGTTGCGAACCGGGACATGATGAAATCAGCGAAACAACACCTCCATTACAAGATCAAATGCTCATCCTGAACAAATCTTTGTACATTTGATTACCAGAAGCTGCAATTCAAGATTCTGGCAATATATATATTGGGATATCCACCATCAGCTCGTTTATCCTGTATTCATTCATTTACTGCTTTATGTTGATCTATGTTGTAGCCCCACACCAGACTTCGAGATTAGAATAAGTAATGCTTCTAATGCTTACTTCATTTTGAAGTTCATATGGGTTTTTATATGTATCAGAAACTAAACAAGCTTATTTGTGTAGAAAAATAAGAATAAATCCTGATGCATGCAACCATATTTATCAAAAGAGTACtagtatcatggtctagtaacaatcTAACAAACGAGTATCATGATCAATAACAATCTAATAAACGAATGAGTAAAATGCTGCAATCGGCATAAAACAGGCAACAAGGGAGAGATGCCAAAACTGGCGTAGACATGCCTACATATTATAGGCATACAACAATCTGACAGACGAGGGAGTAAACGGAAATTCATCTTGGCACTCGGGCACACATGCTACCGAAATCTGGACCGAACAATTCTCTTGATTCCTAGCAACTCTCGTATTCTACTCTGTTGTATGTGCCGGACGGGCGCGTCTCTCATGAGCCTGCCGTGTCTGCAAAGACAACCTCCCCTAATCCCATCCACCTTTccttattttttttgaaaagggggattACCCCGTCCTCTGCATCAAGCGATGCGATGCACATATTCATCTTTATTAAACAAAGTCTGACAAAGTAGATATATGGATGATAAGGACATCGCTATTacgcacccacaacccctgctgctacatatactggactaattactagagctcgcgcacgccaattaaattattagtTACTTCCATtttttggtaacgattctaatgctcATGGGAATATGATGCTgcataaattggatacatttattttgcttataaatgaagggccCAACATGGATAAAAAGAGTGAACATTGGAGTATGATCAAGCATGGAGAGGATGGCGcatgcaagggaaacaagaacggagttttcAATGGAGTTTTCACCACTTTGGAGCTACTATGATGGCAAGACGACCTTTCATAAATTTCATTCATAGCCTAATATAGGTGATGCACCACCTTATGTTCGGGCCacacccatgtaattttgaaatacacttaataggcagtttttagagtccgtatttaTAGGGAAACGACTTAGGAAATAATTTAGTCCCACCTTGTCAAGGGTGGATGAAATTCCCCTCTGTCTCCCTATAAATACAACCATTAGGGCGTGGTTTTAGACTTGGGTTTTGTTGAAAGTAAAGTTCGCCATAGTGAAACACGCTTCGTTTGTGTTcagcgaccagaccaagatgtTTCAGAACCCCAgtttgatcaataaatctttcctctcaaatttgcaatatccagattgcaatctcagtttcttacttgttcttcgtttgcctgcaggaaataaaccctcgtggtcaggttgatcgtgctccggcgtggtcaataacctcttggagttggtttagcgattgctaaggcacgacgtctttgtacgttgtagtcggatcgtcaaagtccacTCCACCGAAAATGATAAGTactatctcattgaaagacgggagacCTTCGACCCTATCAAGtgctatcagatttctaggttgcttggtgagattttactaGTTTTTTGTAGTCTAGATCGCATCTAttgtcatacctatagtccatgaaaaaatcCCCCCCAAAAAttaaggttagttcatcatatctgaaccaatctgagcctttgcacaaTCTTTTCagtgttttgctttgttgaatttacggctgcatcatcgtgtcaagttgttggtcttagcgtctagttaccTTACAGTTCTGAGGTCTGTTCataggttgtcacgccgccgccgcaccatattcatcgccgctgccatacaccacatatccgccgccatcacgccaatctgaGTCCATCTCCAACACACATATCCGCCACCAGTTCGAGTCTCCACAAGATACATATCGACCACCAaatatgttggagatatgccctagaggcaatcatgtatgatgatatttcctgtgtgtttatgaataaagactgtcctaaaaggtccctagttgaaagggtTGTGTGGGCACgcaaccaactagactagcatatgacacggtggatggctCGGCCTCACTGGCCAGCATTGGATGCTAGCCTATAACATAGTCAGatctgagtcgagataaggtccgactcGGACAGACCCGACTATAAGGCGCAGCGAtaggtcatctgtgagtctctagcacAACATACATTTTATGTCCTAAAACCTGAGctagcgcatgtactcgggatggtgacaaacctgttttgggccgaccaaatgctactccgtgactgtgtagttacaaaggtaggtttcgggattgtccaaacccatgttgcgagacatggtcgagcaagatgggatttgcccctccgatcaggagagatatactctgggcccctcgtgtgatccgaccaagataagcatggccatgcgacaaggattatgagataatctggttagtggtcggcatcactagagcgagaaagaggtcgggctagcacaaggatgccaCACTCGCCTTGagtccgacaacatatatcgtgtggcaaagggaacataagtgtgacatgttgtacaagtTCGCCAACCGGCTTCATTGTCTACTTGGTGGTTGACACGCTTTTCTAGAGGCTGCTACTAGCCGAGCAAGTCGGAGGTGATCCGACCTGCGACCAAGACGACTTGAACCTAATGGATCTCACACTTAATGGAAGGAGCCTGTGAGGCTGGATATGACTCCACGAGTCAGAAGTGTACGCGAACTCGTATCCAGGCCGAACAGAATTTGGGCTTTAGAAtttgtgcgaggcccaagtgttgagcccgcgatgggtgcctatatatagtggaggtgcaaCACACCCATTTGGTTGATCTCTTCGGCGCCGTCACTAGGGTTGCCGGGGTATGATGATCTATGGGACCAGCGAGGCCCCTTTGTAGTTCGGTTGGGGAGATCGACGAGCACGGAGAGCAAATCCAGTGGTTAATGCGCGAGGTTTTTCCAGGTTCGACCTGCCGTGGGGGCGTAAAATCCTACTCCGGCCTTTTGGGCAATGCTTTTGGGTGATTGACTTGGGGCTCAAGTTACAAACAAGCACAGCTTGCAGACAAGGTGCATGCAAGGTGCAACTACTTTGTAAGTGTGAGCAAAGTGCCGACCCGTGCCCAAGTAGCCATGGGACTCCTTCTATAGATgaaaaggggtcaccatagtggcaacaTGGTCATCACATGTGTGGAATAGTGGCTTTGACATTATCCGACCTAATCCCACCGGACTAGGACAAGGGCATTTAGTGCACTGTGAGCTGATAGCGATCCTTCACAAACAGCGTCTCTCCTTCTGTGTCGTCAGTCCGAGGGAGCCTATCATCTTGACACGTCCACTAGATGGGTGTCAATAAAGT encodes:
- the LOC119331573 gene encoding F-box/kelch-repeat protein At1g55270-like → MDSASRVAPPPVSAGVRVRAPLVESVSCYCRLDTGLKTVVDARKFASGAKMCMQPDAKLTKRKSRGSRKERCRAQAPLLPGLPDDLAIACLIRVPRVEHPNLWTVCKRWNRLLSGNYYYSLRKKLSMAEEWVYVFKRDREGKISWHAFDPLNQLWKSLPPVPPEYSEALGFGCAVLSGCYLYLFGGKDPLRGSMRRVVFYNARTNKWHRAPDMLRKRHFFGSCVINNCLYVAGGECEGIQRTLQSAEVYDPNRNRWVCIPEMNNGMVPFIGVVYDDKWFLKGLDSHRQVTCEVYLPSSNLWSTIDDEMVTGWRNPSISFNGRLYSSDCRDGCKLRVYDANTGTWARFIDSKHHLGSSRAFEAAGLVSLNGKLCIIRNNMSITLVDILHPTMSIETDSACMWETVARKGQHKSFVANLWSTIAGRNLKSHIIHCQVLQI